The proteins below come from a single Oerskovia jenensis genomic window:
- a CDS encoding MFS transporter, with product MGVISELGVLLRLRDFRKLFAVRLVSQAGDGMFQVGLASLLFFSPESQGTAASIAAAFAVMLAPFTIVGPFAGVFLDRWSRRQVLVWGNAVRVVLTAATAVLMLTTGVTPWIYVLALATLSVNRFLLAGLSAGLPRVVDGPLLLTANSLTPTLGAAAAFVGGGIGFLLSLTFEPGRQKDSVALVCAALVFGAASLLALRMSRGLLGPDRPAEAAITTEIAKVARGLADGARYLVARRTPGQALVVMATHRFLYGVTFIASILISRNLLSDPGNTNAGLATFATVVGLTGVGGALAVVATPTLSRYTGPHLWIALMLGLAAVSQLLLATTPSRTIVYAGALLLGLAAQATKIAVDTIVQRDTADAYRGRAFAFYDVLYNAAFVGAAALAAFTLPDTGYSRPVFVVLAVAYAGAALVFGRFGARHAAGPDGAAPLPEAAPDGRPAAG from the coding sequence GTGGGTGTGATCTCGGAACTCGGTGTCCTGCTTCGGCTGCGCGACTTCAGGAAGCTCTTCGCGGTCCGGCTGGTCAGCCAGGCGGGCGACGGGATGTTCCAGGTCGGGCTGGCGTCGCTCCTCTTCTTCTCCCCGGAGTCCCAGGGCACGGCGGCCTCGATCGCCGCGGCGTTCGCGGTGATGCTGGCCCCGTTCACGATCGTGGGCCCGTTCGCGGGGGTCTTCCTGGACCGCTGGAGCCGGCGCCAGGTCCTCGTGTGGGGCAACGCGGTGCGTGTGGTCCTGACGGCCGCGACCGCGGTCCTCATGCTGACCACGGGCGTGACGCCGTGGATCTACGTGCTGGCGCTCGCGACGCTCTCGGTCAACCGCTTCCTGCTCGCGGGGCTGTCCGCGGGGCTGCCGCGCGTGGTCGACGGTCCGCTGCTGCTCACGGCCAACTCCCTGACTCCCACGCTGGGTGCCGCGGCGGCGTTCGTGGGCGGTGGCATCGGCTTCCTGCTGAGCCTGACCTTCGAGCCGGGGCGCCAGAAGGACTCGGTCGCGCTCGTGTGCGCGGCCCTGGTGTTCGGGGCGGCGTCGTTGCTGGCGCTGCGCATGTCGCGCGGTCTGCTGGGGCCCGACCGGCCCGCGGAGGCGGCGATCACGACCGAGATCGCGAAGGTCGCGCGCGGCCTCGCGGACGGCGCCCGCTATCTCGTCGCGCGCCGCACGCCGGGCCAGGCCCTCGTGGTCATGGCGACGCACCGGTTCCTGTACGGGGTCACGTTCATCGCGTCGATCCTCATCTCGCGCAACCTGCTCTCCGACCCGGGCAACACGAACGCGGGCCTGGCGACGTTCGCGACGGTCGTGGGCCTCACGGGGGTCGGTGGCGCGCTCGCCGTCGTGGCGACCCCGACGCTGTCGCGGTACACGGGTCCGCACCTGTGGATCGCGCTCATGCTGGGGCTGGCCGCGGTGAGCCAGCTGCTGCTCGCCACGACGCCCTCACGCACGATCGTGTACGCGGGCGCCCTGCTGCTGGGGCTGGCCGCGCAGGCGACGAAGATCGCGGTGGACACGATCGTCCAGCGGGACACCGCGGACGCCTACCGCGGGAGGGCGTTCGCGTTCTACGACGTCCTGTACAACGCGGCGTTCGTGGGTGCGGCCGCTCTCGCGGCGTTCACGCTGCCGGACACGGGGTACTCGCGCCCGGTGTTCGTGGTCCTCGCAGTCGCGTACGCGGGTGCCGCGCTGGTCTTCGGCCGGTTCGGGGCGCGGCACGCCGCAGGGCCCGACGGCGCCGCTCCCCTTCCCGAGGCCGCTCCCGACGGGCGCCCCGCGGCGGGGTGA
- a CDS encoding PadR family transcriptional regulator produces MARSRSDVLETAILGLLNESPLHGYELRKRLNLLLGSFRAFSYGSLYPALKAMVAHGHIVGTESPTTPPHALSGKRARIVYQLTAEGKERLQTVLATSGPAAWEDESFDVRFAFFAQTDAETRLRILEGRRSRLTERLESVKESAARTRERLDEYTLELQRHGLEQVEREVRWLDGLITTERDRRRTRPSSGPENRHGQDNH; encoded by the coding sequence ATGGCACGCAGCCGTTCCGACGTGCTGGAGACCGCCATCCTCGGCCTCCTGAACGAGTCCCCGCTGCACGGGTACGAGCTGCGCAAGCGCCTCAACCTGCTGCTCGGTTCGTTCCGGGCGTTCTCCTACGGTTCGCTCTACCCGGCGCTGAAGGCGATGGTCGCGCACGGCCACATCGTCGGCACCGAGTCACCCACCACCCCTCCCCACGCGCTGTCCGGCAAGCGGGCACGCATCGTGTACCAGCTCACGGCCGAGGGCAAGGAGCGTCTTCAGACGGTCCTCGCGACCTCGGGTCCGGCAGCCTGGGAGGACGAGAGCTTCGACGTCCGGTTCGCGTTCTTCGCGCAGACCGACGCCGAGACCCGTCTCCGCATCCTCGAGGGTCGGCGCAGCCGGCTCACCGAGAGGTTGGAGTCGGTCAAGGAGTCCGCCGCCCGCACTCGCGAGCGTCTGGACGAATACACCCTTGAGCTGCAGCGTCACGGCCTGGAACAGGTCGAACGTGAGGTTCGCTGGCTCGACGGACTGATCACGACCGAGCGCGACCGTCGTCGCACCCGGCCGTCGAGCGGCCCCGAGAACCGTCACGGGCAAGACAACCACTAA
- a CDS encoding MATE family efflux transporter yields the protein MSSLFTRLGGVDERNSGDTPHARQPAPGQRSDAGRSPRSSEDRSPSTEGTPHGPSSSTGDGPSTADGPPSRRLIDRQILALAVPALGALVAEPIFVLVDSAVVGHLGTAELAGLSLASTVLLTLVGLCVFLAYATTAAVARRIGAGHRREALQSGIDGMWLALGLGLVLAATLWIGGGWAIGAMGGTGEVAEHALVYLRWSGLGLPGMLVVLASTGVLRGLQDTRTPLYVAAGGATFNAVLNVVLVYGVGLGIAGSGIGTAVAQLTMGAVLAVVVVRGARREGASLRPAAGGIWSNARAGAPLLVRTLSLRLAILLTVFVATGLGEVTLAGYQVVASVWGLAAFALDALAIAAQALVGHGLGAGDRSHVRSVLRRTLQWGVGAGALLGLVMAAGGWWFALLFTSDPDVRAAVALGMAVCGLLLPMAGWVFVLDGVLIGAGDGRYLAWAGMVTFVVYVPVALAVRALAPDGAAGLAWLWAAFAGVFMAARALTTGLRARGDRWMVTGA from the coding sequence ATGAGCAGCCTGTTCACTAGGCTCGGGGGTGTGGACGAAAGAAATTCCGGCGACACGCCGCACGCACGCCAGCCAGCCCCAGGTCAGCGCTCCGACGCCGGTCGTTCACCCCGTTCATCCGAGGACCGCTCCCCGTCCACCGAGGGCACCCCGCACGGCCCGTCGTCGTCCACAGGGGACGGGCCGTCCACAGCGGACGGGCCCCCCAGCCGTCGGCTCATCGACAGGCAGATCCTCGCTCTCGCGGTCCCCGCCCTGGGCGCGCTCGTCGCGGAGCCGATCTTCGTGCTCGTGGACAGCGCCGTCGTCGGGCATCTGGGGACCGCAGAGCTCGCCGGGCTCTCCCTGGCCTCCACGGTCCTGCTGACCCTCGTGGGCCTGTGCGTCTTCCTCGCCTACGCGACCACCGCGGCCGTGGCCCGGCGCATCGGCGCGGGCCACCGGCGCGAGGCGCTCCAGTCGGGGATCGACGGCATGTGGCTCGCGCTGGGCCTGGGCCTGGTGCTCGCGGCGACCCTGTGGATCGGGGGCGGCTGGGCGATCGGCGCGATGGGCGGCACGGGCGAGGTCGCCGAGCACGCGCTGGTGTACCTGCGATGGTCCGGCCTGGGCCTGCCGGGCATGCTCGTCGTCCTGGCGTCCACGGGCGTGCTGCGCGGCCTGCAGGACACCCGCACGCCCCTCTACGTCGCCGCGGGCGGCGCGACGTTCAACGCGGTCCTCAACGTGGTCCTCGTGTACGGCGTGGGCCTGGGCATCGCGGGCTCGGGCATCGGGACGGCCGTCGCGCAGCTCACCATGGGCGCGGTGCTCGCCGTCGTCGTCGTGCGTGGTGCCCGGCGCGAGGGCGCGTCGCTGCGCCCCGCCGCGGGCGGCATCTGGTCCAACGCGCGCGCGGGCGCGCCGCTGCTCGTCCGCACGCTCTCGCTGCGCCTCGCGATCCTCCTGACGGTCTTCGTCGCGACGGGCCTGGGCGAGGTCACGCTCGCGGGCTACCAGGTGGTCGCGTCGGTGTGGGGGCTCGCGGCGTTCGCGCTCGACGCCCTCGCGATCGCCGCGCAGGCCCTCGTGGGCCACGGCCTGGGCGCGGGAGACCGGTCGCACGTGCGCTCGGTCCTGCGTCGCACGCTGCAGTGGGGCGTCGGCGCGGGCGCGCTGCTGGGCCTCGTCATGGCCGCGGGCGGCTGGTGGTTCGCGCTGCTCTTCACGTCCGACCCCGACGTCCGCGCCGCCGTCGCGCTCGGCATGGCCGTGTGCGGGCTGCTGCTGCCCATGGCGGGGTGGGTGTTCGTCCTCGACGGCGTGCTGATCGGCGCCGGGGACGGCCGCTACCTCGCGTGGGCGGGCATGGTCACGTTCGTCGTGTACGTCCCGGTGGCCCTCGCGGTCCGCGCTCTCGCGCCCGACGGCGCCGCTGGGCTCGCGTGGTTGTGGGCGGCCTTCGCGGGGGTCTTCATGGCGGCGCGCGCCCTGACCACGGGGCTCCGTGCGCGCGGCGACCGGTGGATGGTCACGGGAGCCTGA
- a CDS encoding inositol-3-phosphate synthase, with protein sequence MSSIRVAIVGVGNCASSLVQGVHYYRDADPSSTVPGLMHVQFGDYHVSDLEFVAAFDVDAKKVGFDLSEAIHASENNTIKIADVPPLGVPVQRGVTNDGLGKYYRETIEESDAEPVDIVAALKESGADVLVCYLPVGSEIAAKYYAQCAIDAGVAFVNALPVFIASDPEWAAKFEAAGVPIVGDDIKSQVGATITHRVLAKLFEDRGVVLDRTYQLNVGGNMDFKNMLERTRLESKKISKTQAVTSNLEGPLGGKTEDRNVHIGPSDYVAWLDDRKWAYVRLEGRAFGEVPLNLEYKLEVWDSPNSAGIIIDAVRAAKIAKDRGVGGPILSASTYFMKSPPVQMEDTKGRAALEAFISGENER encoded by the coding sequence ATGTCCTCCATCCGCGTCGCCATCGTTGGCGTCGGAAACTGCGCATCTTCCCTGGTCCAGGGCGTGCACTACTACCGCGACGCTGACCCGAGCAGCACCGTGCCCGGACTGATGCACGTGCAGTTCGGTGACTACCACGTGTCCGACCTGGAGTTCGTCGCCGCTTTCGACGTCGACGCCAAGAAGGTCGGCTTCGACCTCTCGGAGGCCATCCACGCCTCGGAGAACAACACCATCAAGATCGCCGACGTCCCGCCGCTGGGCGTGCCCGTCCAGCGTGGCGTGACGAACGACGGTCTCGGCAAGTACTACCGCGAGACCATCGAGGAGTCGGACGCCGAGCCGGTCGACATCGTCGCCGCGCTCAAGGAGTCGGGCGCGGACGTGCTCGTCTGCTACCTGCCCGTCGGTTCGGAGATCGCCGCGAAGTACTACGCGCAGTGCGCGATCGACGCGGGTGTCGCCTTCGTCAACGCCCTGCCGGTCTTCATCGCGTCGGACCCCGAGTGGGCCGCGAAGTTCGAGGCCGCCGGTGTCCCGATCGTGGGCGACGACATCAAGTCGCAGGTCGGTGCGACCATCACGCACCGCGTGCTCGCGAAGCTCTTCGAGGACCGCGGCGTCGTGCTGGACCGTACGTACCAGCTGAACGTCGGCGGCAACATGGACTTCAAGAACATGCTCGAGCGCACGCGCCTCGAGTCCAAGAAGATCTCGAAGACGCAGGCCGTGACGTCGAACCTCGAGGGTCCCCTCGGTGGCAAGACCGAGGACCGCAACGTGCACATCGGCCCGTCGGACTACGTCGCGTGGCTCGACGACCGCAAGTGGGCGTACGTCCGCCTCGAGGGTCGCGCGTTCGGCGAGGTGCCCCTGAACCTGGAGTACAAGCTCGAGGTCTGGGACTCCCCCAACTCGGCCGGCATCATCATCGACGCCGTCCGCGCCGCGAAGATCGCCAAGGACCGCGGGGTCGGCGGCCCGATCCTCTCGGCCTCGACGTACTTCATGAAGTCCCCGCCGGTCCAGATGGAGGACACGAAGGGCCGTGCGGCTCTGGAGGCCTTCATCTCCGGCGAGAACGAGCGCTGA
- a CDS encoding single-stranded DNA-binding protein, with translation MAGETVITVVGNLTGDPELRFTPAGAAVANFTVASTPRTFDKNANEWKDGDTLFMRCSIWREAAENVAESLTKGMRVIVQGRLVQRSYETREGEKRTVVELQVEEIGPSLKYASAKVTRAQRTGGGNFGGGGGGFGGGGASSGGGFSASGGGQQNNDDPWATAGPASSGGSSFSDEPPF, from the coding sequence ATGGCTGGTGAAACCGTCATCACGGTGGTCGGAAACCTGACCGGGGACCCGGAGCTTCGCTTCACCCCTGCAGGGGCTGCCGTCGCCAACTTCACCGTGGCGTCCACGCCGCGCACCTTCGACAAGAACGCCAACGAGTGGAAGGACGGCGACACGCTGTTCATGCGCTGCTCGATCTGGCGCGAGGCCGCGGAGAACGTCGCCGAGTCCTTGACCAAGGGCATGCGCGTGATTGTTCAGGGCCGACTGGTCCAGCGTTCGTACGAGACCCGCGAGGGGGAGAAGCGCACGGTCGTCGAGCTGCAGGTGGAGGAGATCGGTCCTTCCCTGAAGTACGCCTCCGCGAAGGTCACCCGGGCCCAGCGCACGGGTGGCGGCAACTTCGGTGGTGGCGGCGGCGGTTTCGGCGGCGGCGGCGCTTCGAGCGGCGGTGGTTTCAGTGCTTCCGGCGGTGGCCAGCAGAACAACGACGACCCGTGGGCCACGGCTGGCCCGGCGTCGTCGGGTGGATCCTCGTTCTCGGACGAGCCCCCCTTCTAG
- the rpsR gene encoding 30S ribosomal protein S18 codes for MAKPVVRKPKKKSNPLKSAKIESVDYKDTTLLRKFISDRGKIRARRVTGVSVQEQRQIARAVKNAREMALLPYSSSAR; via the coding sequence ATGGCGAAGCCAGTGGTGCGCAAGCCCAAGAAGAAGTCCAACCCCCTGAAGTCGGCGAAGATCGAGTCGGTCGACTACAAGGACACGACCCTGCTGCGGAAGTTCATCTCCGACCGCGGGAAGATCCGTGCCCGTCGCGTGACCGGCGTCTCCGTCCAGGAGCAGCGTCAGATCGCACGTGCCGTCAAGAACGCTCGCGAGATGGCGCTCCTGCCGTACTCGTCGTCCGCACGCTGA
- a CDS encoding penicillin-binding protein, with amino-acid sequence MASSARQTKGTARTASTARTATPARKRRFFNYPRSHVKGFRRWLPSWRVLLGTFLTGVALVAGIVIAAYATTTVPAEAAYAKQQKTTVYYADGVTEIGTFQVENRVIVPFDSLPKHVGDSVVASEDETFWENSGVDVKGMARAALNNITGGPRQGASTITQQYAERYYSDETISSYAGKFREAMLALRLTQKEDKKEILGNYLNTIYFGRGAHGIEAAAQAYFGVPAAELTLSQAALITAVIPSPNRYDPAVNPEAAQVKWDRVIRRMGEQGLITPEEKAAAAFPADTLLPKAPATNSKGGQAGYLLDMVQDEWANSGRDSEDLFTKGYTIVTTIDKTMQDLAVATAEDPATIPRDGDHPAAAGLSPSIVSIDPADGAVKAIYGGADFVKVPFNSATDGIAQAGSTFKPFTLVAALEKGIDLSATYDGNNDVEVPGFSEKGKGVKNFGDVPYGQVDLVKATANSVNTVYAALNMEIGPEATVEAAVKAGIPADTMDLKPVPSNVLGTASVHPIDLAHAYATFAAQGFESTPHVVQSVKLLSSGAEIWEPVGRNDRVFEPDTMAAATYAMTQVVESKGASGAPAKALGRPVAGKTGTSNDNKSAWFAGYVPQLATIVGLYQTNLETQAQEQIQPFGEYYRKSITGGTWPVDAWTQYMEGVLALPQYAEVQEFPQYTPKKPVPTETPSEVPTEIPPVEEPVEPDPVEPTQPTVPTDLVGKSKDDVAQILARLGLEVSFTEDWSDQPPGVVIRAPGGKVVEPGSRVSIVLSKGPKPVAPVPTPTPTPTQTTPPEGGDGGVPGGGGTRP; translated from the coding sequence GTGGCGAGCTCCGCGAGGCAGACGAAGGGCACGGCGCGCACCGCCAGCACAGCGCGTACGGCCACCCCGGCGCGCAAGCGCCGGTTCTTCAACTACCCCCGGTCCCACGTCAAGGGGTTCCGTCGCTGGCTCCCCTCGTGGCGCGTGCTGCTCGGGACGTTCCTGACGGGTGTCGCGCTGGTCGCCGGCATCGTGATCGCCGCCTACGCCACGACGACCGTCCCCGCAGAAGCCGCCTACGCGAAGCAGCAGAAGACGACCGTCTACTACGCCGACGGCGTGACCGAGATCGGGACGTTCCAGGTCGAGAACCGCGTGATCGTCCCGTTCGACAGCCTGCCCAAGCACGTCGGGGACTCGGTCGTCGCCTCGGAGGACGAGACGTTCTGGGAGAACTCCGGGGTCGATGTCAAGGGCATGGCCCGCGCCGCGCTGAACAACATCACGGGGGGTCCGCGCCAGGGCGCGTCGACGATCACGCAGCAGTACGCCGAGCGCTACTACTCCGACGAGACCATCTCCAGCTACGCGGGCAAGTTCCGTGAGGCGATGCTCGCCCTGCGCCTGACGCAGAAGGAGGACAAGAAGGAGATCCTCGGGAACTACCTCAACACGATCTACTTCGGTCGCGGGGCGCACGGCATCGAGGCCGCCGCGCAGGCGTACTTCGGTGTCCCGGCCGCGGAGCTCACCCTCTCGCAGGCCGCGCTGATCACGGCCGTCATCCCGAGCCCGAACCGCTACGACCCGGCGGTCAACCCGGAGGCCGCACAGGTCAAGTGGGATCGAGTGATCCGCCGCATGGGCGAGCAGGGGCTGATCACGCCCGAGGAGAAGGCCGCCGCCGCCTTCCCGGCCGACACGCTCCTGCCGAAGGCCCCCGCCACCAACTCCAAGGGTGGGCAGGCGGGCTACCTCCTGGACATGGTCCAGGACGAGTGGGCCAACTCGGGCCGTGACTCCGAGGACCTGTTCACCAAGGGCTACACGATCGTCACGACGATCGACAAGACCATGCAGGACCTCGCCGTCGCGACGGCGGAGGACCCCGCGACGATCCCCCGGGACGGCGACCATCCGGCCGCTGCCGGCCTGAGCCCGTCGATCGTCTCGATCGACCCGGCGGACGGTGCGGTCAAGGCCATCTACGGCGGGGCGGACTTCGTGAAGGTGCCGTTCAACTCCGCGACGGACGGCATCGCGCAGGCCGGTTCGACCTTCAAGCCGTTCACGCTCGTCGCGGCGCTCGAGAAGGGGATCGACCTGTCCGCGACGTACGACGGCAACAACGACGTCGAGGTGCCCGGGTTCTCCGAGAAGGGCAAGGGGGTCAAGAACTTCGGCGACGTGCCGTACGGCCAGGTCGACCTCGTCAAGGCCACCGCGAACTCCGTCAACACGGTCTACGCGGCGCTCAACATGGAGATCGGTCCCGAGGCCACGGTCGAGGCGGCCGTCAAGGCGGGCATCCCGGCCGACACCATGGACCTCAAGCCCGTGCCGTCGAACGTGCTCGGTACCGCGTCGGTCCACCCGATCGACCTCGCGCACGCCTACGCGACGTTCGCTGCGCAGGGCTTCGAGTCGACCCCGCACGTCGTGCAGTCCGTCAAGCTGCTCAGCAGCGGTGCCGAGATCTGGGAGCCCGTGGGCCGCAACGACCGCGTCTTCGAGCCGGACACCATGGCGGCCGCGACCTACGCCATGACGCAGGTCGTCGAGTCCAAGGGCGCCTCGGGTGCACCGGCCAAGGCGCTCGGGCGGCCCGTCGCGGGCAAGACCGGAACGTCGAACGACAACAAGTCGGCCTGGTTCGCCGGGTACGTCCCCCAGCTCGCGACCATCGTCGGTCTCTATCAGACCAACCTCGAGACGCAGGCCCAGGAGCAGATCCAGCCGTTCGGCGAGTACTACCGCAAGTCCATCACGGGTGGAACCTGGCCCGTGGACGCCTGGACGCAGTACATGGAGGGCGTCCTCGCGCTCCCGCAGTACGCCGAGGTGCAGGAGTTCCCGCAGTACACGCCGAAGAAGCCGGTCCCGACCGAGACGCCGAGCGAGGTCCCCACGGAGATCCCGCCGGTCGAGGAGCCCGTCGAGCCCGATCCCGTCGAGCCCACCCAGCCGACGGTCCCGACCGACCTCGTGGGCAAGTCGAAGGACGACGTGGCGCAGATCCTGGCCCGTCTGGGGCTCGAGGTGAGCTTCACGGAGGACTGGTCCGACCAGCCGCCAGGAGTGGTGATCCGCGCGCCGGGAGGCAAGGTCGTCGAGCCGGGCTCCCGCGTCTCGATCGTCCTGTCGAAGGGCCCCAAGCCCGTCGCCCCGGTCCCCACGCCCACACCGACGCCCACGCAGACCACGCCTCCTGAGGGAGGCGACGGTGGTGTTCCGGGCGGTGGCGGGACCAGGCCCTAG
- the rplI gene encoding 50S ribosomal protein L9: protein MAKLILTHEVTGLGEPGDVVEVKDGYARNFLVPRGLATGWSKGAESQISAIRKARKAREIATLDEAKATRDSLQSKPVVVQAKAGQGGRLFGAVTTGDIAEAVKAAGGPSVDKRKIEIGQPIKSTGSYTVTIRLHAEVSANIAVNVVAA, encoded by the coding sequence ATGGCAAAGCTCATTCTGACCCACGAGGTCACCGGCCTGGGCGAGCCCGGCGACGTGGTCGAGGTCAAGGACGGGTACGCCCGTAACTTCCTCGTGCCCCGTGGCCTGGCGACCGGATGGTCCAAGGGCGCCGAGTCGCAGATCTCTGCGATTCGCAAGGCTCGTAAGGCTCGCGAGATCGCGACGCTCGACGAGGCCAAGGCGACGCGCGACTCGCTGCAGTCGAAGCCTGTCGTCGTGCAGGCCAAGGCGGGCCAGGGCGGCCGTCTGTTCGGTGCGGTCACCACCGGTGACATCGCCGAGGCCGTCAAGGCCGCCGGCGGCCCGTCCGTCGACAAGCGCAAGATCGAGATCGGCCAGCCGATCAAGTCGACCGGTTCGTACACGGTCACCATCCGCCTGCACGCCGAGGTCTCGGCGAACATCGCGGTCAACGTGGTGGCTGCCTGA
- the rpsF gene encoding 30S ribosomal protein S6, whose protein sequence is MRQYELMIILDPEIEERTVAPSLDKYLTVIKTDGGTVDKVDIWGRRRLSFEINKKSEGIYAVVDFTATSDTAKELDRQLGLNEVVLRTKVLRTDAR, encoded by the coding sequence ATGCGTCAGTACGAATTGATGATCATCCTCGACCCCGAGATCGAGGAGCGCACCGTTGCTCCGTCGCTCGACAAGTACCTGACGGTCATCAAGACCGACGGTGGCACTGTCGACAAGGTGGACATCTGGGGGCGTCGCCGCCTGTCCTTCGAGATCAACAAGAAGTCCGAGGGCATCTACGCCGTCGTCGACTTCACCGCGACGTCGGACACGGCCAAGGAGCTGGACCGTCAGCTCGGCCTCAACGAGGTCGTCCTGCGCACGAAGGTCCTGCGCACCGACGCTCGCTGA